The genomic stretch TCAATAGCTTTTTTAGTAGCTTCATCAGTTAAAACAAATTTATTATCAATCAAAGGAATTTTCCCGTATCCCATTAAAAATGTTGAAAACCAATATGCACTTATGGGATTAATGGCTACTGGTTTTATACCATTCTTTAGGAGATTTTTTGAAATTTTTTCAAAATCGTTTAAAGACCAATTAAGTTTGTCTATATTAGTAATGTTAGTATTTATATATACTACCTGAGTATCGTAGTAAAAAGGAATAAATGAGTTGTCTTTTAATATATTTAATTCTAGATAAGTTGGAAAGTCAAAAGCACTAACCATTATCACCTCTGGTAGATTAACACCAGATTTACTCATAGTTACAATTTTTGTTGAGATTTTAGGAACTTCAAGTATTTTAAAAAACAAGTGGTGTCTTGAGGAGTATTGATTTAAATATTCTTTTATAAAATCAGTACCTTCCCATGAAACCCAAATTTCCCATTCTTTTTTATTTAAAATTTCTGCATCAATTTTGATTTCTTTAACTTTTTCACCATTGTACCTGATCACACCGTCTAGGTTTTCTAAAATATCATACTTATTTCCAAGGTATTCTTTAGTGTCTGTTATTATCTTTATCTGATTTAGTTTTCTGAATGGTGGTATCAGTTCGATAATTGTGAACTTCTCTTTATCGATTTTTAAATTATACTGGTTTCCATTTAACATTATTTGGAAAGGAAATAATAGTGTTACAATGAGGGTTAATAAAATAATTACGAATTTTTTCATTAAAATACACCTCCTATAAATCTTTTAAATATGAGAATGTTATAAATTTTTTTAATATTAAGATAATTACTGACAAAACAAACAGGTTGAGAATTGAACCTGCTGCAAAATAGTTCCATTCAGGGTAATGATTGCTTATTGTTCCTACATATTCATATAATTTGATACTTACAGGATATTTGGATTCGTCAAAAAGAAGTATTAATGGTGAAATGAATGCATTAAAACTTGATAAAAAACCTAAAAGAAATATGGAAACTAGTATAGGAATACTGTTTGGTAGGAGAATCTTAGTAAAAAACTTATTCGTGGGAACTCCATCAATTTTTGATAAATAAAATATTTCTTTAGGGAAATCTCTATAGAACGAGAAGAATAACAAAGCCCCCAATGGAATTTCTCTTGAAACACTGAGGAGGACAATCGAAGATAAAGTATTTAGAATTCTAAGTTTTGCCATTATAAAAAAAATGAATACAAGCAGATGAATACCTGTAATGATTTTCAACGAGTTTAAGAATGATAGTAATTTTTCGCCATTTTTAAATCTTGCTATGTTGTATGCAAATATTGAAGAGAAAAAAGCCGTTAAAACTCCAGTTGAAATTGCAATTATAATTGAATTTTTTAATGCAATTAGAAAATTGTCTGAGATTACAAATCTAAAGTTGTTTAGTGTAAATTTTCCGTGCAGAAAAATATTGGAAGAATCTGAAAAAGCTAAAGAGAAAATAGAATATATCGAAATAAAAATTGAAAGGCTCCAAAGAATTAACAGAATGAATTCAAAAGATGATAAAAAACTTAAGCTTTTAATAGATATAAGATTAGGTTTAGTTTTAAATTGTCGGTTTTTGAATCTGTGCCAGATAAAGATTAATAATAAAATAAACAGCATTGTTAATGTTGAAATAGCACCTAATTCATTGACATTGGTTTCTGAATTGAAAAATTTATATATCAATACTTCAAGATTTGTTGTAGCACCTATAACTCCTTTTGAAGTTATTCCAAACTTTGTTGGGGCACCACCTTCAGTTAGAAGCCACGGTATTTGAAAATCTTTGAACGCATTTATAAAATTTAGAAGTAGCATAGAGTAAAATTCATTTTTAATGTTTGGAAAAACAATTTTCAAATAATATATTGTAGAGTTACTAGATTCGAGTGAAAAAGCCTCAAAATACCTTTTATTAATTTTTTCAATAACTGAATAAAAGAAAAATGATGAAAATGGAATTAAAAACCAACTAGATACTACAGTAGCAGTAAAAAAGGAATGTAGAGGATTTAAATACAAATTTATAAAGCTATTTTTTTCTAAAATAGCTCTCCATATTGGAACACCTATATAAGGAGGAATAATCCAAACGATTGTAAGAAGGAACATTAATCCTTTCCATTTATGGATCCACTTTGATACAAAAAAAGCGAAGAACGTACCAATTACCGTAACGGTAATAGAATAAACAAACGAAATAAACAGGCTTTGGTAAAAATAGGAAGCCTTTAAGATTTGAAACAAAAAAAACAACGAAAATTTACCATTAATGATAAATGTAGAAAAGATAGCAAAAATACCAGGAAATAATGTAAATGTAAAAATAAACAAACAAATAAACGCTGCTATGATCACTTTTTTTCACCAGATATGTTTTTTCGTTATGAAAAAAGAGAAAAAGCGATGAAATTAAATTTCAGACATATTTTCAAGTTGTTTAATTTGTTTTTTTAAGTTGTTGGCAAGTTCATAATTTTCAGCTTTTAACGCTAGTTTTAATCGCTGTTTCAAAAAATAAATTTGTCTAGTATTAATTTCTTTAGTCATTCTAATCCTTGAAAGTTCATCACTTTTAAATAAGATTCCCTGAATTGCAAGTGGCATAAGGGTGAGAATTCTCAGATTTTCTTCAACAAAGTCTTTTGAACCAATGTATATTTCTTCAACATACTCAATATGAGTAGCTAAAAGTTTAGTACCTGCCTTAGCATAATCAGAAGAATCAAATTTAAAAGTTTCAAGCATACATTTTTTACAAAATATTATATGTTTTTCCATACCATCAATATCAGCTTTTATAACAAAATTTGCAGGTTGACCACAGCGAGGACATTTCACAATTTCACCTCAAAAGAATTAAATTTATTCATTGCGCTGGAAATATTTCCAGCTACAATTTCTTCCAAAGCTTCTGTTGTAATTTCTAACACTTTATGTAGAATCATTAGTTCATTATTATTAAATTCGCCTAAAACAAAATTCACTAGATCAATGTTTTCTGGCTTTGGACCAATTCCAATTCTTATTCTTGGAAAATGCTCACCAATATATGCAATGATAGATTTCAAACCGTTATGCCCACCATCAGAACCCTTTTTTCTAATTCTAATTTTTCCAAGTGGTATATTTACGTCGTCATATACTACAATTATATCATCAAAATCGGATGGATTTATATAATTAAAAATTTCTCCACTTAAGTTCATGAATGTTAAAGGTTTGATTAAAAGAACATTCTTTTCAGCAATATTTATTTTCGCTTCCTCATAATTATGTTTTCTTTTCCAGTTGTTGGCTATTTTATCAAGAAACATAAAACCCACATTATGCCTTGTAAAGGCATAACGTGGGCCAGGATTACCAAGACCAACTACTAGATGTATATTATTCTTCCTCCTTTTTACCTTTTTCAATTACTTCAGGTTCAACATTTTCTTCCTCTTCAGCTGTCTCTTCGCTTTCTTCAACTTCAAGTCCTCTAGGTGCTGCTATTGTAACGATAACTTCATCTTCAGCTATCTCAGGTGTCATACCTTCAGGTAATTTAAGATCACCAACGTGAATCGAGTCACCAAGATCAAGATTAGAGACATCGATTTCTAATTTTTCAATAACTGCGGTTGGTAAAGTTTCAACTGGAAGCTCGTGATGAATAATTTCAAGTATTCCACCTTTTTCAACACCAACAGGTTTTCCAACAACTTCAATGGGTATATTAATACTCATTTTGTGTCCTTTTTCTGGAGCATAGAAATCAATATGTTTAACTTCGTCAGTTAATTTATCGTACTGAATGTTTTTAATGAAAACTTCGTGTTTGAAGACTTCTTTTTGATTTTCATCTTTTACTGTTAAAGATATAATACTGGATTCAGTAACTTCGTGAAGCAACTTAATAAGGTCAGTTTTTTTGATAGAAATTGATAGTGGTTCGATATCGGGTCCATAAACGACCCCAGGAACAAATCCTTGTTTTCTCAACCTTCTAACTGCCCTTTTCTTTCCTACAATAGATCTAACAAGGGCTTCAAGCCTATGTTCCATAGTTATACCTCCTTTTTTTCTATTTTATGGGTTTATTTTTTCCATTATTGTCTAAACAAAATACTTACTGAAAGATTTTTTCTAACCCTCATAATGGCTTCACCAAGAAGTGGAGCAAGTGAAACAACTTTGAATTTTTCGGGTAAATTTTCGTGATAAATCGAGTCGGAAATATATATTTTCTCTATTTCAGAGTTTTCAATTCTTTCTACAGCATTATCAGAAAGAACAGGGTGAGTAATACAAGCAATTACTTTTAGTGCACCTTTTTCTTTTAGTGCTGCTGCAGCACTAACTAACGATCTAGCTGTATCTACAATATCATCAACTATAATTGCAGTTTTTCCTTCAACTTCACCTATGATATTTAAAATTTCAGCAACGTTATCTTTTGGCCTTCTTTTATCTAAGATAGCTAAAGGTCCTCCGAGTCTTTCAGCAAATTGCCTTGCTCTTTTAACACCACCAACATCTGGTGAAACTATAACAAAATTCTTATCTGTAGTTATTTTATCTTCTTTTAACGTTTTTGTGAATATTGGAAAAGAAAGAAGGTTATCTAAAGGAATATCAAAAAATCCTTGAATCTGTTCTGAATGTAAATCTACGGTCATAACGCGAGTAGCTCCCGCAATTGTTAACAAATTTGCTACAAGCTTAGCGGTAATTGGATCTCTACCTTTTGCTTTTCTATCTTGTCTTGCATATCCGTAATATGGTATAACAACTGCTATACTATTTGCCGAGGCTCTTTTAAGAGCATCAATCATTATTAAAAGTTCCATTAAATTTTCATTTACTGGTGGGCAGGTTGGTTGAATGATAAATGTATCATGTCCTCTAACAGTTTCACCAATTTTAACATTTATTTCTCCATCGGCAAACCTACCAATTTCACAATCTGATAGTCTAGTCCCTATATAGTCGGCAACTTTAGTTGCAAGACTTCTATTTGCATTTCCAGAAAATATTTTCATTTCATTTTTTGGAATCTGCATTTTTATTTTCCTCCCTTTTAGTCTTAACCCAGCCTTCTTTGTTAATTTGACGTGCTCTTCCAAGAGCTAATGTATCTTCTGGAACATTATTGGTAATAACTGAACCCGCACCAATTATTGAATTCTTCCCAATTTTTACTGGAGCTACCAAAGAACTATTGCTGCCTATAAAAGCATTATCATCGATAAATGTTGGATGTTTGTTTTTACCGTCATAATTACAAGTAATTGTCCCAGCTCCAATATTAACATTATTTCCAATGGTTGCATCACCTAAATATGTTAAATGTTGTGCTTTACTATTAGTTCCTACAATTGATTTTTTTGTTTCTACGAAGTTTCCTATCTTTACATTTTCTTTTAAGTGTGTTCCTTCTCTTAATCTTGAAAATGGCCCGACTGATACGTTATCTTCAATTGTAGCTTTTTCAACTTCAGAACGAATTATTTTTACGTTATTACCTATCTTAGAATCTTTAATACGAGTCATTGGTCCAATTATACAATCTTCTCCTATCACAGTTTCGCCTTCAATAAAGGTAAATGGGTAGATTATACTATCCTTTCCAATTTTAACAGTTGCGTCTATATAAACATTCTCAGGATCAATTATCCTTACCCCTTCAAGCATTAATTTAGTATTTATTCTTCTTCTCATTTCTTTTTCTAGTAGTGCAAGTTGGAACTTATCGTTGATACCAGTAACTTCCAAAATGTCTTCAACCAAAACAGTAGATACTTTATTTGAAAAAGATATTATATCAGTTAAATAATACTCTTCTTGAGCGTTTTTGTTGTTAAGATTAGCTAAATTTTTCTTTATAAATTCTCCTTTAAAAATGTATATCCCAGTATTTATCTCTTTTATCCTTTTAATTTCATCATTTGCATCTTTTTCTTCTACAATTCTAATTTTATTACCTTCTCTAATTATCCTACCATAGCCAGAAGGATTTTCCAATATAGCAGTTAAAATGGTAACATCATTATTTTTAATTTCGTGTTCATTTTTAAGTTTTTCTAAAGTTTCAACAGTTATAAATGGAACATCTCCGTATAAGATAAGTAAGTCATCATTTTCATCTATAAAATCTTTTGCACACATAACAGCGTGTCCTGTTCCAAGTTGTTCATTTTGAATAAATATTTCTACATTGTTTAAAATGACTTTTTTAACTTCTTCATATTTGTAACCTAATACAACTCCCACTTTTCCGAGATTCTTAGCAGTTTCTATTACCCAGTTAATCATGGGTTTTCCAAGTACATTGTGAACAACTTTTGGATATTTAGATTTCATTCTTTTTCCTAATCCCGCCGCCAGTATTAGAATTTTCAATGTTACTCCCCCTTTTCCTAAATTCCCTTAAAAAAATAGGAATAATCATTAATCCAAAAAAATATCCTATGTTTCCATATTTAATTGTTCCAATATAGGATATACCCAGACCAAGTAATCCAAAGAATGGAATACTCCAATATACCTTTTTTAGTAGATCGTATAAAATGGAGGCAAATGAAGCATAGAACAAAAAATTAAGCCCCTTAGGTTCATAACCGCGAAGTCTTGATAAAATTACAAGAGCCATCATTAATATAAAAGTTAAGCTTAAAAAATTTTGCATTTTAATATTTTCTTTCAATAAATAGTATACACCAATTATAATTAATAATAAAAACCAAAATGATTTAGTAAAAACATAAAGAACAATAGAGGTTGCAATAGTTAAAAGTAAAAAACTCATGAAGGCACCTCCAATTATGAAAGGGCCCCTAAGGGCCCTTAATCTAAAAGATTTATTTTTTATTTTTAATCGTTGCTTGTGCTGCAGCAATTCTTGCTACAGGTACCCTATAAGGAGAACAACTTACATAATCAAGCCCTGCTGCATCGAAGAAAAGAATTGATCTAGGATCTCCACCATGTTCGCCACAAACTCCAACTTTGAGGTCGTTCCTTGCAGCCTTTCCTTTTTCTGTTCCCATTTTAACTAATTGACCTACGCCATCCCAATCCAAACTCTTGAAAGGATCATGTTCGAGAATACCTTTTTCGAGATATTCTGGCAAGAATTTTCCAACATCGTCGCGGCTAAATCCAAATGTCATTTGTGTAAGATCATTTGTTCCAAAGCTAAAGAATTCGGCTTCTTGAGCAATTTGATCTGCTGTTATAGCAGCTCTTGGAATTTCAATCATTGTACCTACCTTATATTTAAGATCTACACCTTCTT from Thermosipho atlanticus DSM 15807 encodes the following:
- a CDS encoding ABC transporter substrate-binding protein — encoded protein: MKKFVIILLTLIVTLLFPFQIMLNGNQYNLKIDKEKFTIIELIPPFRKLNQIKIITDTKEYLGNKYDILENLDGVIRYNGEKVKEIKIDAEILNKKEWEIWVSWEGTDFIKEYLNQYSSRHHLFFKILEVPKISTKIVTMSKSGVNLPEVIMVSAFDFPTYLELNILKDNSFIPFYYDTQVVYINTNITNIDKLNWSLNDFEKISKNLLKNGIKPVAINPISAYWFSTFLMGYGKIPLIDNKFVLTDEATKKAIELIKNWYNNGLFNFKFLNRDAQIAEFLKGNVGFLFQGSFLMPLILEKSDNVKVLPLPYPMIPFKDYKGFATTKDGNTYFTAWLATFLKNPLFINEFSQKFVKFFDNYIPDNIPFKETFEYTSKIAQPIPFDKKYVKFHKNVMDILKLILNNSITIDNGLKKLEEIVNDE
- a CDS encoding ABC transporter permease subunit, translated to MIIAAFICLFIFTFTLFPGIFAIFSTFIINGKFSLFFLFQILKASYFYQSLFISFVYSITVTVIGTFFAFFVSKWIHKWKGLMFLLTIVWIIPPYIGVPIWRAILEKNSFINLYLNPLHSFFTATVVSSWFLIPFSSFFFYSVIEKINKRYFEAFSLESSNSTIYYLKIVFPNIKNEFYSMLLLNFINAFKDFQIPWLLTEGGAPTKFGITSKGVIGATTNLEVLIYKFFNSETNVNELGAISTLTMLFILLLIFIWHRFKNRQFKTKPNLISIKSLSFLSSFEFILLILWSLSIFISIYSIFSLAFSDSSNIFLHGKFTLNNFRFVISDNFLIALKNSIIIAISTGVLTAFFSSIFAYNIARFKNGEKLLSFLNSLKIITGIHLLVFIFFIMAKLRILNTLSSIVLLSVSREIPLGALLFFSFYRDFPKEIFYLSKIDGVPTNKFFTKILLPNSIPILVSIFLLGFLSSFNAFISPLILLFDESKYPVSIKLYEYVGTISNHYPEWNYFAAGSILNLFVLSVIILILKKFITFSYLKDL
- the pth gene encoding aminoacyl-tRNA hydrolase, producing the protein MHLVVGLGNPGPRYAFTRHNVGFMFLDKIANNWKRKHNYEEAKINIAEKNVLLIKPLTFMNLSGEIFNYINPSDFDDIIVVYDDVNIPLGKIRIRKKGSDGGHNGLKSIIAYIGEHFPRIRIGIGPKPENIDLVNFVLGEFNNNELMILHKVLEITTEALEEIVAGNISSAMNKFNSFEVKL
- a CDS encoding 50S ribosomal protein L25 → MEHRLEALVRSIVGKKRAVRRLRKQGFVPGVVYGPDIEPLSISIKKTDLIKLLHEVTESSIISLTVKDENQKEVFKHEVFIKNIQYDKLTDEVKHIDFYAPEKGHKMSINIPIEVVGKPVGVEKGGILEIIHHELPVETLPTAVIEKLEIDVSNLDLGDSIHVGDLKLPEGMTPEIAEDEVIVTIAAPRGLEVEESEETAEEEENVEPEVIEKGKKEEE
- a CDS encoding ribose-phosphate pyrophosphokinase, whose amino-acid sequence is MQIPKNEMKIFSGNANRSLATKVADYIGTRLSDCEIGRFADGEINVKIGETVRGHDTFIIQPTCPPVNENLMELLIMIDALKRASANSIAVVIPYYGYARQDRKAKGRDPITAKLVANLLTIAGATRVMTVDLHSEQIQGFFDIPLDNLLSFPIFTKTLKEDKITTDKNFVIVSPDVGGVKRARQFAERLGGPLAILDKRRPKDNVAEILNIIGEVEGKTAIIVDDIVDTARSLVSAAAALKEKGALKVIACITHPVLSDNAVERIENSEIEKIYISDSIYHENLPEKFKVVSLAPLLGEAIMRVRKNLSVSILFRQ
- the glmU gene encoding bifunctional UDP-N-acetylglucosamine diphosphorylase/glucosamine-1-phosphate N-acetyltransferase GlmU, yielding MKILILAAGLGKRMKSKYPKVVHNVLGKPMINWVIETAKNLGKVGVVLGYKYEEVKKVILNNVEIFIQNEQLGTGHAVMCAKDFIDENDDLLILYGDVPFITVETLEKLKNEHEIKNNDVTILTAILENPSGYGRIIREGNKIRIVEEKDANDEIKRIKEINTGIYIFKGEFIKKNLANLNNKNAQEEYYLTDIISFSNKVSTVLVEDILEVTGINDKFQLALLEKEMRRRINTKLMLEGVRIIDPENVYIDATVKIGKDSIIYPFTFIEGETVIGEDCIIGPMTRIKDSKIGNNVKIIRSEVEKATIEDNVSVGPFSRLREGTHLKENVKIGNFVETKKSIVGTNSKAQHLTYLGDATIGNNVNIGAGTITCNYDGKNKHPTFIDDNAFIGSNSSLVAPVKIGKNSIIGAGSVITNNVPEDTLALGRARQINKEGWVKTKREENKNADSKK